A window from Carassius auratus strain Wakin unplaced genomic scaffold, ASM336829v1 scaf_tig00019692, whole genome shotgun sequence encodes these proteins:
- the LOC113076292 gene encoding cholecystokinin-like — translation MNTGISVCVLLAALSTSSCLSLYTLSEDGGQSDLGTIAEHTRHTRAAPSSGQLSLLPKPEDDEEPRSSLTELLARIISTKGTYRRSPSSKSRSMGASHRIKDRDYLGWMDFGRRSAEEYEYSS, via the exons ATGAACACCggaatctctgtgtgtgtgctgctggcTGCCCTCTCCACCAGCAGTTGCCTTTCTCTTTATACACTCTCAGAAGATGGGGGTCAGTCTGATCTCGGGACCATAGCGGAACACACACGCCACACCCGTGCAGCACCCTCCAGTGGACAACTCAGCCTGCTGCCCAAACCAGAGGATGATGAAGAGCCCCGCAGCAGCTTGACTGAACTCCTAGCCAGAATCATCTCCACCAAAG GCACATATCGCAGAAGTCCCTCTTCGAAAAGCAGGTCCATGGGCGCCTCTCACAGAATAAAGGACAGAGATTACTTAGGATGGATGGATTTTGGCCGACGGAGTGCAGAGGAATATGAATACTCCTCATAA